Proteins co-encoded in one Flavobacteriaceae bacterium MAR_2009_75 genomic window:
- a CDS encoding RNA polymerase sigma-70 factor (ECF subfamily) encodes MSLEELIKNCKKGNRQAQEQLYRNYSKTLFGICLKYSRNKAEAEDNLHDSFMVIYEKIGQFKSKGSFEGWLKRITVNTVLQKYRKEEYMTLVTDNTETDEEIDGGYSDIGLSTLLTYIQELPNKYRLTFNLYVLDGYSHKEISELLGTSAGTSKSNLARARQILKERIETSHNQAIIGLLLFFFEKIM; translated from the coding sequence TTGAGTCTAGAAGAGCTCATAAAAAACTGTAAAAAAGGAAATAGGCAGGCCCAAGAACAACTGTACAGGAACTACTCCAAAACATTGTTCGGTATCTGCCTCAAGTACTCACGCAACAAAGCGGAGGCTGAAGACAACCTTCATGACAGTTTTATGGTGATTTATGAAAAAATCGGGCAATTTAAATCGAAAGGTTCGTTTGAAGGTTGGCTCAAGCGTATCACGGTAAACACTGTATTGCAGAAGTACAGAAAAGAAGAATATATGACCTTGGTCACCGACAACACTGAAACCGACGAAGAAATAGACGGAGGATATTCAGATATCGGTTTAAGCACCTTGCTCACATATATACAAGAGCTGCCCAATAAATATAGGCTTACGTTCAATCTATATGTGCTCGATGGATATTCGCATAAAGAAATCAGTGAGTTGTTAGGTACCTCGGCGGGAACGTCAAAATCTAATTTGGCGAGGGCAAGACAAATTTTAAAAGAACGTATAGAAACCTCGCATAATCAAGCCATCATAGGTCTACTGCTTTTCTTTTTTGAAAAAATTATGTAG
- a CDS encoding outer membrane protein with beta-barrel domain yields MSKKNLDNLFQERFKDFGEAPDEKVWHAIETSLDKRKKKRVVPLWWTLGGVAALLAIALMVFNPLNHNTENIPNITNVESNQKDKNNNALTPSDKKESNTVVKSNGPLEDSNSTSQSKKGANSLVEQNVDQLNSKQSTSNSEQSLSSSATKSQLAQSNSSNPKREKGEKLASSIEEQNSLSQTDSDIINSNLTKSDEDSFNKNTDRKEVAFSTPKTEDDNVEDLESRQKSLDSEEQVVVKNEEAEVLLEEANQKKSILDAIEEQNEEKEALAEVAHSKWSAGPSVAPVYFNGAGNGSPIHSAFNQNSKSGNTNLSYGLGVAYQINEKLKVRSGIHKVNYGYDTDNVAFTSTLEASSTEQIKNINYTPTAKNIVVDSEIATFSSLSRPLNDLALDVSNASAPSRTGSMAQQLGYLEVPLELDYALLDRKFGVNIVGGISSLFLLDNSVTLTSGDLTTEVGEANNVNDINFSTNIGFGVNYKFTPAIQFNVEPVFKYQLNTFSEVSGDFRPFTVGVYSGLNFRF; encoded by the coding sequence ATGAGCAAAAAAAATTTAGACAACCTCTTTCAAGAGCGGTTTAAAGACTTCGGGGAGGCGCCAGACGAAAAAGTCTGGCATGCCATCGAAACTTCTTTAGACAAAAGAAAGAAAAAGCGGGTAGTGCCACTTTGGTGGACATTAGGCGGTGTTGCCGCCCTCTTGGCAATAGCTCTGATGGTTTTCAACCCCTTGAACCACAATACAGAAAATATACCGAACATTACAAATGTTGAGTCGAACCAAAAAGATAAAAACAATAATGCCCTAACGCCTTCCGATAAAAAAGAAAGCAATACGGTCGTTAAAAGTAATGGCCCACTAGAAGACTCCAACAGTACCTCACAATCGAAAAAAGGGGCTAATTCATTGGTTGAGCAAAACGTTGACCAATTAAATTCAAAGCAAAGTACTTCGAATTCTGAGCAGAGCTTAAGTTCTAGCGCTACAAAAAGTCAGTTGGCCCAATCAAACTCATCTAACCCAAAGAGGGAAAAGGGCGAAAAGTTGGCCAGCTCTATCGAAGAACAAAATTCTTTGAGTCAAACGGATTCAGATATCATCAACTCTAATTTGACAAAATCTGATGAAGATTCGTTCAACAAAAATACGGATAGGAAAGAAGTTGCATTTTCGACACCCAAAACTGAAGATGATAATGTTGAAGATTTAGAATCAAGGCAAAAATCACTTGATTCAGAAGAACAGGTAGTTGTAAAGAATGAAGAAGCCGAAGTATTACTGGAAGAGGCCAATCAAAAAAAGTCTATTCTAGATGCTATTGAAGAACAAAATGAAGAAAAAGAAGCTCTTGCGGAGGTGGCTCACAGCAAGTGGTCTGCAGGCCCGAGTGTTGCGCCTGTATATTTTAATGGAGCTGGTAATGGATCGCCAATACATTCCGCTTTTAATCAAAACTCCAAATCAGGAAACACCAATTTGAGTTACGGACTAGGTGTAGCTTATCAAATTAACGAGAAATTGAAGGTGCGTTCCGGTATTCACAAGGTAAATTATGGTTATGACACTGATAATGTGGCCTTCACCTCTACCCTAGAAGCTTCATCTACCGAGCAGATTAAGAACATCAACTACACCCCTACGGCCAAAAATATAGTTGTTGATAGTGAAATAGCTACATTTTCAAGTCTATCGAGGCCCTTGAACGATTTAGCATTAGACGTAAGTAATGCCAGTGCCCCTTCTCGCACCGGTTCTATGGCGCAACAATTAGGGTATCTTGAAGTACCCTTAGAACTTGACTACGCATTGTTAGATCGTAAGTTTGGCGTGAATATCGTGGGCGGCATCAGTTCACTCTTTCTATTGGACAATTCGGTTACCTTGACTTCAGGAGACCTTACTACCGAGGTTGGTGAAGCTAATAATGTTAATGACATTAATTTCAGCACCAATATTGGTTTTGGGGTCAATTACAAGTTTACACCCGCCATTCAGTTTAATGTTGAGCCGGTCTTTAAATATCAATTGAATACCTTCTCTGAGGTTTCGGGAGACTTTAGACCTTTCACCGTAGGGGTTTACAGTGGACTCAACTTTAGATTTTAA
- a CDS encoding UPF0176 protein, with amino-acid sequence MQLYNTLSAKERAALIEEAGQDRLTISFYQYAHIGNPEIFRNHLFITWNELDVLGRIYVAHEGINAQLSIPAENFESFKVHLDSISFLENVRLNIAIEQDNLSFLKLKVKVRKKIVADGLNDNSFDVTDKGIHVGAEQFNELLEDPDTILVDMRNHYESEIGHFKNAITPDVDTFRASLDIIEKDLKNHKEDKKLVMYCTGGIRCEKASAYYKYKGFKQVYQLEGGIIDYARQVESKNLENKFLGKNFVFDHRRSERISEDVIAQCHQCGKACDTHVNCANEACHLLFIQCEECGSKMDNCCSDPCKEVNALPFEEQKKLRKGRGASNKIFKKGRSEVLKFKQ; translated from the coding sequence ATGCAACTGTACAATACTTTAAGTGCTAAGGAAAGAGCTGCGCTTATCGAAGAAGCCGGGCAAGATCGCCTGACTATCTCTTTCTATCAATATGCACACATTGGCAACCCTGAAATTTTTAGAAATCATCTTTTCATTACATGGAACGAACTTGACGTTTTAGGCCGTATTTATGTGGCCCACGAAGGTATAAATGCTCAACTATCGATTCCTGCTGAGAATTTCGAATCTTTTAAAGTGCATTTAGATAGCATCTCTTTTTTAGAAAATGTACGCCTGAACATAGCCATTGAGCAAGACAATCTTTCTTTTTTGAAGTTAAAAGTCAAGGTCAGAAAAAAGATTGTAGCTGACGGACTTAACGACAATTCTTTTGATGTAACGGACAAAGGAATTCACGTTGGTGCTGAACAATTTAATGAGTTGCTAGAAGACCCCGATACGATTTTGGTCGATATGCGTAACCATTATGAAAGTGAAATAGGTCACTTTAAAAATGCGATTACCCCAGATGTCGATACCTTTAGAGCCTCTTTGGATATTATTGAAAAAGACCTAAAAAATCATAAAGAAGACAAGAAGCTGGTCATGTATTGCACCGGTGGTATACGATGTGAAAAAGCCAGCGCCTACTATAAATACAAAGGTTTCAAGCAGGTTTATCAATTAGAGGGCGGTATCATTGATTACGCAAGGCAAGTCGAAAGCAAAAACCTTGAAAATAAATTCTTGGGTAAAAATTTTGTTTTCGACCACCGTAGGAGTGAACGTATTTCTGAAGATGTTATCGCGCAATGTCATCAATGCGGTAAGGCTTGTGATACGCATGTGAACTGTGCCAATGAGGCTTGCCATTTACTTTTTATTCAATGTGAAGAATGTGGTTCAAAAATGGACAATTGTTGTTCTGACCCCTGTAAAGAGGTGAATGCGCTACCCTTTGAAGAGCAGAAAAAACTGAGAAAAGGTAGAGGTGCAAGCAATAAAATTTTTAAGAAAGGTCGTTCTGAGGTTTTAAAGTTTAAGCAATAG
- a CDS encoding recombination protein RecA, with amino-acid sequence MSSESEKDAKLKALKLTLDKLDKTYGKGAVMKMGDSVVADVEVIPSGSLGLDIALGVGGYPRGRVIEIYGPESSGKTTLTLHAMAEAQKKGGIAAFIDAEHAFDRFYAQKLGVDIDNLIISQPDNGEQALEIADNLIRSGAIDIVVIDSVAALTPKSEIEGEMGDSKMGLHARLMSQALRKLTGSISKTHCTVIFINQLREKIGVMFGNPETTTGGNALKFYASVRLDIRRSTQIKNTDGDVQGNKTRVKVVKNKVAPPFRTTEFDIMYGEGISKVGEIIDLGVQYEIVKKSGSWFSYGDTKLGQGRDAVKSLLLDNPELLEELDGKIREAIGALAE; translated from the coding sequence ATGAGCTCGGAATCGGAAAAAGACGCTAAACTTAAAGCACTAAAATTAACGCTAGATAAACTAGATAAAACCTACGGCAAAGGAGCCGTAATGAAAATGGGTGATAGCGTGGTCGCAGATGTAGAGGTGATACCATCTGGGTCTCTTGGTCTTGATATTGCTTTAGGCGTTGGTGGTTATCCGCGAGGTAGGGTGATTGAAATATATGGTCCGGAATCATCGGGTAAAACGACCTTAACCCTTCACGCTATGGCCGAAGCGCAAAAAAAAGGAGGCATAGCCGCTTTCATTGATGCGGAACATGCTTTTGACCGTTTTTATGCTCAAAAATTAGGGGTCGATATCGACAATCTAATTATATCCCAGCCTGATAATGGAGAACAAGCGCTCGAAATTGCAGATAACCTTATTCGCTCAGGCGCTATAGATATTGTGGTCATTGACTCCGTTGCGGCTCTGACCCCAAAAAGTGAAATTGAAGGTGAAATGGGCGATTCAAAAATGGGCCTACATGCTCGATTGATGTCTCAGGCCCTTCGTAAACTGACGGGGTCGATCAGTAAAACACATTGTACAGTTATCTTCATTAACCAATTGCGTGAAAAAATTGGGGTAATGTTCGGTAATCCGGAAACAACCACTGGTGGTAACGCCTTAAAATTTTATGCCTCTGTACGATTAGATATTAGAAGGTCGACGCAAATAAAAAATACCGACGGTGATGTTCAAGGTAATAAAACCCGCGTGAAAGTAGTAAAGAACAAAGTGGCACCACCTTTTCGAACTACAGAATTCGACATTATGTACGGGGAGGGAATATCTAAAGTTGGTGAAATCATCGATTTAGGAGTTCAGTATGAAATTGTCAAGAAAAGTGGTTCTTGGTTCAGCTATGGCGACACAAAACTAGGGCAAGGTAGAGATGCTGTTAAATCTCTTTTGCTAGACAACCCTGAGCTTTTAGAAGAATTGGATGGCAAGATCAGGGAAGCTATTGGAGCCTTAGCAGAATAG